The Candidatus Binatus sp. genome contains a region encoding:
- a CDS encoding DUF2274 domain-containing protein, with the protein MKLRLKDKDLPPVQLRLTLPGSLKASLDEYVGYLHDSLHRETDAKEVAIEMLKHFVESDRDFRGWRSKREGGAERVVQREERNGAAGAMRS; encoded by the coding sequence GACTCAAAGACAAAGACTTACCTCCCGTACAGTTGCGGCTCACATTGCCGGGCAGCCTCAAGGCGTCGCTGGACGAATACGTCGGGTATTTGCACGACAGCTTGCATCGGGAGACGGACGCCAAGGAAGTCGCGATCGAGATGCTGAAGCATTTCGTTGAGAGCGACCGTGATTTCAGAGGGTGGCGGAGCAAGCGGGAAGGAGGCGCGGAGCGGGTGGTGCAGAGAGAGGAGAGGAACGGGGCAGCAGGGGCGATGCGTTCGTAG
- a CDS encoding S26 family signal peptidase, with product MRAFEHIPQIRRGFSSPYRIALPRTRTIARRALFPVVLCAGIAIPVLGFQILGLRIGLTDSACPPGIYRMVNRAPSRGDLVLACLPDAIARFGRARGYLLRGRGCGDGIEPVGKRLSALPGDSVEVMRDYIAVNGQRLQHSATLSRDSRGGSVRHVAWGRYTVQPGEVWLFGTKDARSWDSRYFGPVPASSVRAALEPVLTW from the coding sequence GTGCGCGCTTTTGAGCATATTCCCCAGATCCGGCGCGGATTTTCTTCCCCGTACCGCATCGCCTTGCCCCGTACCCGAACAATTGCAAGACGAGCACTGTTTCCGGTCGTCCTCTGCGCAGGAATCGCAATACCAGTCTTGGGCTTCCAGATTCTGGGTTTGAGGATCGGACTCACGGACAGCGCGTGCCCGCCAGGAATCTACCGGATGGTTAACCGCGCACCATCGCGCGGCGACTTGGTGCTGGCATGTCTGCCAGATGCGATCGCACGGTTCGGGCGCGCGCGCGGCTATCTCTTGCGCGGACGCGGTTGCGGCGACGGCATCGAGCCGGTCGGCAAACGACTCAGTGCGCTGCCCGGAGACTCGGTTGAAGTCATGCGCGATTACATCGCAGTCAACGGCCAACGTTTGCAGCATTCGGCCACGCTTTCGCGCGACAGCCGCGGCGGCTCGGTACGCCACGTCGCGTGGGGCCGCTACACGGTGCAGCCGGGAGAGGTGTGGCTGTTCGGAACCAAAGACGCGCGAAGTTGGGACTCTCGTTACTTCGGGCCGGTGCCAGCGAGCTCAGTTCGAGCGGCGCTGGAGCCGGTTCTCACTTGGTGA
- the traD gene encoding conjugal transfer protein TraD — MADELHTREQGLRVHHLANLGGLVAIAGLDREPPDLLLGGLLELAARLPDLPATRRTAIALAGRAKLDARATSKRAWKSWSRSKELHSLTLSSEHIRRIIGALNGDEPCNSAELPRMMLRLLGGETSDE; from the coding sequence ATGGCGGACGAACTGCACACCAGAGAGCAGGGACTTAGAGTCCATCATCTCGCGAATCTCGGCGGGCTGGTTGCGATTGCGGGGCTGGACCGCGAGCCGCCCGACCTGCTCCTCGGTGGTTTGCTTGAACTTGCCGCGCGTCTGCCGGACCTTCCCGCCACACGCCGCACGGCGATCGCCTTGGCAGGACGAGCGAAGCTCGACGCCCGTGCGACTTCGAAGCGTGCCTGGAAGTCGTGGAGTCGATCCAAGGAGCTGCACAGTTTAACGCTTTCGAGCGAACACATCCGGCGCATCATCGGCGCGCTGAACGGCGACGAGCCATGCAATTCCGCTGAACTTCCGCGAATGATGCTGCGGCTTTTGGGCGGGGAAACATCAGATGAGTGA